A window of Ipomoea triloba cultivar NCNSP0323 chromosome 2, ASM357664v1 contains these coding sequences:
- the LOC116010113 gene encoding tryptophan decarboxylase TDC2-like — protein sequence MGSLDEKNIPQSTSNIIGEFKPLDVEEFRRQAHRMVDFIADYYNNIESYPVLSQVEPGYLRNGQPPTAPNRPEEFETILSDVHKDILPGMTHWLSPNFFAFFPATVSSAAFVGEMLCTCFNSVGFNWLASPAATELEMVVMDWLGNMLKLPKSFMFGGSGGGVIQGTTSEAILCTLIAARDRALGIIGYDNVGKLVVYGSDQTHSTYEKACKLAGIFPCNIRIIPTSHDTNFSLSPVALRGVIESDVAAGLVPLFLCATVGTTSTNAVDPVSRLSDVAGEHNIWVHVDAAYGGSACICPEFRHHLDGIERVDSLSLSPHKWLLTYLDCCCLWVREPGSLVKALSTYPEYLRNKRSDHEAVVDYKDWQLGTSRRFRSLRLWLVLRTYGVANLQTHIRSDVRLAKMFEGLVGSDPRFEIVAPRVFSLVCFRLKGSEILNMKLLECVNSTGRAYMSHTIAGGVYMLRFAVGATLTEDHHVATAWKLXHQILQINEYNPLIFSIVSKL from the exons ATGGGTAGTCTTGATGAAAAGAATATCCCACAATCCACATCCAACATTATCGGCGAATTCAAGCCGCTTGATGTTGAAGAGTTTCGCAGGCAAGCTCATCGTATGGTCGACTTTATTGCCGACTATTACAATAATATTGAGAGTTACCCTGTTCTAAGCCAGGTAGAGCCTGGTTATCTCCGGAATGGTCAGCCGCCGACGGCACCGAATCGGCCGGAAGAGTTTGAGACCATTTTGAGCGATGTCCACAAGGATATACTTCCCGGCATGACTCATTGGCTAAGCCCCAATTTCTTTGCATTTTTCCCGGCCACCGTAAGCTCTGCGGCTTTCGTCGGAGAAATGCTGTGCACATGCTTCAACTCCGTCGGGTTCAATTGGCTCGCATCTCCGGCGGCCACAGAGTTAGAAATGGTGGTTATGGATTGGCTGGGAAATATGCTCAAGCTTCCTAAATCCTTCATGTTTGGAGGATCTGGGGGCGGGGTTATCCAAGGAACCACCAGCGAGGCAATCCTTTGCACCCTCATTGCCGCCCGTGATCGGGCTCTAGGGATCATAGGTTATGATAATGTTGGAAAGCTCGTCGTTTATGGCTCCGATCAGACTCACTCTACGTATGAAAAAGCTTGCAAGTTGGCCGGCATTTTCCCATGCAATATTAGGATAATTCCAACCTCACACGATACCAATTTCTCTTTATCCCCGGTGGCCCTACGCGGAGTAATTGAATCTGACGTGGCAGCGGGGCTGGTCCCACTCTTCCTCTGTGCTACAGTGGGGACCACTTCCACGAACGCCGTTGACCCTGTCAGTCGTCTTTCCGATGTGGCGGGGGAGCACAACATTTGGGTCCACGTGGACGCCGCGTACGGCGGGAGCGCGTGCATATGCCCCGAGTTCCGGCACCACCTGGACGGGATCGAACGAGTTGACTCACTGAGTCTGAGTCCACACAAGTGGCTACTCACTTACCTGGACTGCTGTTGCCTGTGGGTCCGGGAACCGGGTTCGCTCGTCAAGGCTTTGAGTACCTACCCGGAGTACTTGCGAAACAAACGGAGCGACCACGAGGCCGTGGTGGACTACAAGGACTGGCAACTCGGAACCAGCCGCCGGTTCAGATCGCTCCGGTTATGGCTCGTCCTCCGCACCTACGGCGTCGCCAACCTCCAAACCCACATCCGCTCCGACGTCCGGCTGGCCAAGATGTTCGAAGGGCTGGTAGGATCCGACCCGAGGTTCGAGATTGTTGCCCCGAGGGTGTTTTCGTTAGTGTGCTTTCGGTTAAAGGGATCGGAGATTTTGAACATGAAGCTACTGGAGTGTGTGAACTCAACGGGTCGTGCGTATATGAGTCACACGATTGCCGGCGGGGTGTATATGCTGAGGTTTGCAGTGGGGGCCACGCTGACGGAAGACCACCACGTGGCCACCGCTTGGAAGTTGNtccatcagatcttgcagatcaatg AATATAATCCTCTGATCTTCTCCATAGTCAGCAAACTGTAA
- the LOC116011296 gene encoding tryptophan decarboxylase TDC2-like has protein sequence MGSLDEKNIPQSTSNIIGEFKPLDVEEFRRQAHRMVDFIADYYNNIESYPVLSQVEPGYLRNGQPPTAPNRPEEFETILSDVHKDILPGMTHWLSPNFFAFFPATVSSAAFVGEMLCTCFNSVGFNWLASPAATELEMVVMDWLGNMLKLPKSFMFGGSGGGVIQGTTSEAILCTLIAARDRALGIIGYDNVGKLVVYGSDQTHSTYEKACKLAGIFPCNIRIIPTSHDTNFSLSPVALRGVIESDVAAGLVPLFLCATVGTTSTNAVDPVSRLSDVAGEHNIWVHVDAAYGGSACICPEFRHHLDGIERVDSLSLSPHKWLLTYLDCCCLWVREPGSLVKALSTYPEYLRNKRSDHEAVVDYKDWQLGTSRRFRSLRLWLVLRTYGVANLQTHIRSDVRLAKMFEGLVGSDPRFEIVAPRVFSLVCFRLKGSEILNMKLLECVNSTGRAYMSHTIAGGVYMLRFAVGATLTEDHHVATAWKLIQDSADALLANQ, from the coding sequence ATGGGTAGTCTTGATGAAAAGAATATCCCACAATCCACATCCAACATTATCGGCGAATTCAAGCCGCTTGATGTTGAAGAGTTTCGCAGGCAAGCTCATCGTATGGTCGACTTTATTGCCGACTATTACAATAATATTGAGAGTTACCCTGTTCTAAGCCAGGTAGAGCCTGGTTATCTCCGGAATGGTCAGCCGCCGACGGCACCGAATCGGCCGGAAGAGTTTGAGACCATTTTGAGCGATGTCCACAAGGATATACTTCCCGGCATGACTCATTGGCTAAGCCCCAATTTCTTTGCATTTTTCCCGGCCACCGTAAGCTCTGCGGCTTTCGTCGGAGAAATGCTGTGCACATGCTTCAACTCCGTCGGGTTCAATTGGCTCGCATCTCCGGCGGCCACAGAGTTAGAAATGGTGGTTATGGATTGGCTGGGAAATATGCTCAAGCTTCCTAAATCCTTCATGTTTGGAGGATCTGGGGGCGGGGTTATCCAAGGAACCACCAGCGAGGCAATCCTTTGCACCCTCATTGCCGCCCGTGATCGGGCTCTAGGGATCATAGGTTATGATAATGTTGGAAAGCTCGTCGTTTATGGCTCCGATCAGACTCACTCTACGTATGAAAAAGCTTGCAAGTTGGCCGGCATTTTCCCATGCAATATTAGGATAATTCCAACCTCACACGATACCAATTTCTCTTTATCCCCGGTGGCCCTACGCGGAGTAATTGAATCTGACGTGGCAGCGGGGCTGGTCCCACTCTTCCTCTGTGCTACAGTGGGGACCACTTCCACGAACGCCGTTGACCCTGTCAGTCGTCTTTCCGATGTGGCGGGGGAGCACAACATTTGGGTCCACGTGGACGCCGCGTACGGCGGGAGCGCGTGCATATGCCCCGAGTTCCGGCACCACCTGGACGGGATCGAACGAGTTGACTCACTGAGTCTGAGTCCACACAAGTGGCTACTCACTTACCTGGACTGCTGTTGCCTGTGGGTCCGGGAACCGGGTTCGCTCGTCAAGGCTTTGAGTACCTACCCGGAGTACTTGCGAAACAAACGGAGCGACCACGAGGCCGTGGTGGACTACAAGGACTGGCAACTCGGAACCAGCCGCCGGTTCAGATCGCTCCGGTTATGGCTCGTCCTCCGCACCTACGGCGTCGCCAACCTCCAAACCCACATCCGCTCCGACGTCCGGCTGGCCAAGATGTTCGAAGGGCTGGTAGGATCCGACCCGAGGTTCGAGATTGTTGCCCCGAGGGTGTTTTCGTTAGTGTGCTTTCGGTTAAAGGGATCGGAGATTTTGAACATGAAGCTACTGGAGTGTGTGAACTCAACGGGTCGTGCGTATATGAGTCACACGATTGCCGGCGGGGTGTATATGCTGAGGTTTGCAGTGGGGGCCACGCTGACGGAAGACCACCACGTGGCCACCGCTTGGAAGTTGATACAAGACTCAGCTGATGCTCTGCTCGCTAATCAGTAG